From the Phycisphaeraceae bacterium genome, one window contains:
- a CDS encoding efflux RND transporter periplasmic adaptor subunit: MNHDHSPVTPMQESTAQARLAVQQALEQFQQLGAAADTPPTEVAKRVLALVISSTQASAGVVWLTTDASGRAFRGIAAEGQPARRIIDENSEPVGEVANALRKAWSDPAQAVVVPPGEMSFQNCGLENVVQFYLAISTGRKRLGVLQIIYADNLDPKIYREYVGFAQKAAESIGRQFGHRQTELVERSATHYKALLALLQNLGRIEKPDELAHELAQGARQLFKAQRAAVVGFWPRKPQAWFSDALDPNPKANLAHAVRTIADAARQAGQPIAFQKGQRLQGEAGELQPFVDQLFELGGAQAAVVTPISEGDRTDAVLIVEHEAAVDASKLAPAELELAQCAAPFLARSIELDSRPLRRLSLQLAQARTHPRRAAWQATALAAIILTFIMAMVMPFPMAIRADARLEPHQQHTLTAPFSGTITEILVTPGQTVEPDQPLLQLDTTDLDQELASVRQSILEQELALREARTTQRPGEMLLAELRTEQLRIQEAALLRRIDRSTLRSPIAGVILTSRPEELLGNTVDEAAGLLRIGNLSGFDLVVDVPEQDVGLVQIRLADGNEVPATFLSRPWPDLEQTTRFASLLDLSPSSSPDPMTQLVRYELRTDIQLEGLEPHLALANPTGRARLDLGYAPLGWRLFREAWHYIRMTLF; encoded by the coding sequence ATGAACCATGATCACTCACCAGTGACCCCCATGCAGGAATCCACAGCTCAAGCCCGGCTCGCCGTTCAGCAGGCCCTCGAGCAGTTCCAACAGCTCGGTGCCGCCGCCGACACGCCCCCCACCGAGGTCGCCAAACGCGTCCTCGCCCTCGTAATCAGCTCTACCCAAGCCTCAGCTGGCGTCGTCTGGCTCACCACCGACGCCTCTGGGCGGGCCTTCAGGGGCATCGCCGCCGAAGGACAACCCGCCCGACGCATTATCGATGAGAACTCGGAACCCGTCGGCGAGGTCGCCAACGCCCTCCGAAAAGCCTGGTCCGACCCCGCCCAGGCCGTCGTGGTCCCACCCGGCGAGATGTCCTTCCAGAACTGCGGCCTAGAGAACGTGGTTCAGTTTTATCTGGCGATCTCCACCGGCCGCAAACGCCTGGGCGTCCTCCAGATCATCTACGCCGACAACCTCGACCCCAAGATCTACCGCGAGTACGTCGGCTTCGCCCAGAAAGCCGCCGAGTCCATCGGCCGCCAGTTCGGACACCGCCAGACCGAACTCGTCGAGCGTTCCGCAACCCATTATAAGGCCCTGCTTGCCCTCCTCCAGAACCTTGGCCGCATCGAAAAGCCCGACGAACTCGCTCACGAACTCGCCCAAGGTGCCCGCCAGCTCTTCAAGGCCCAGCGGGCCGCCGTCGTCGGCTTCTGGCCGCGAAAACCCCAGGCCTGGTTCTCAGACGCCCTCGACCCTAATCCCAAAGCCAATCTCGCTCACGCTGTTCGCACCATCGCCGATGCCGCCCGCCAGGCGGGTCAACCCATCGCTTTCCAGAAGGGCCAGCGGCTCCAGGGTGAAGCCGGAGAACTACAACCATTTGTCGACCAACTCTTCGAGCTGGGTGGGGCTCAGGCCGCCGTCGTGACACCGATCAGCGAAGGCGACCGCACCGACGCCGTCCTGATCGTAGAGCACGAGGCCGCCGTGGACGCCAGCAAGCTCGCCCCAGCCGAACTCGAGCTCGCCCAGTGCGCCGCACCCTTCCTCGCTCGATCCATCGAACTCGATTCACGACCCCTCCGAAGACTATCCCTCCAACTCGCTCAAGCCCGCACCCACCCCCGTCGCGCCGCCTGGCAGGCCACCGCGCTCGCCGCCATCATCCTGACGTTCATCATGGCCATGGTGATGCCCTTCCCCATGGCCATCCGCGCCGATGCCCGCCTCGAACCCCATCAGCAGCACACCCTGACCGCCCCCTTCTCCGGCACCATCACCGAGATCTTGGTCACCCCCGGACAAACCGTCGAGCCCGACCAGCCACTGCTCCAACTCGACACCACCGACCTCGATCAGGAACTCGCCTCGGTCCGCCAATCCATCCTCGAACAGGAACTCGCCCTCCGAGAAGCCCGCACCACCCAACGCCCCGGCGAAATGCTGCTCGCCGAACTACGCACCGAGCAGCTTCGCATCCAGGAAGCCGCCCTGCTACGCCGCATCGATCGCTCCACCCTCCGCAGCCCCATCGCAGGCGTCATCCTCACCAGCCGACCCGAAGAACTCCTCGGCAACACCGTCGATGAAGCCGCCGGCCTCCTGCGCATCGGCAACCTCTCAGGCTTCGACCTCGTCGTCGATGTCCCCGAACAAGACGTCGGCCTCGTCCAGATACGCCTCGCAGACGGTAACGAAGTCCCCGCGACCTTTCTCAGCCGACCCTGGCCAGACCTCGAACAAACCACCCGCTTCGCCAGCCTGCTCGACCTCTCGCCCTCCAGCAGCCCCGACCCCATGACTCAGCTGGTCCGCTATGAGCTACGCACCGACATCCAGCTCGAGGGACTCGAGCCCCACCTCGCGCTGGCCAACCCCACCGGCCGCGCACGTCTCGACCTCGGCTACGCCCCGCTCGGCTGGCGACTCTTCCGAGAAGCATGGCACTACATCCGCATGACGCTCTTTTAG
- a CDS encoding DUF3467 domain-containing protein, translating to MAKTETEKNETVTAPDQQQGQQLQLRIDDADAPTYYASTARVAGTGEEITLDLSRGLQPGTNNQATMKIDARVILSPWAAKRLAMALGQAVTRYEQTYGTLEIDPRKRLQPGAKNG from the coding sequence GTGGCCAAGACCGAAACCGAAAAGAACGAAACCGTCACCGCGCCCGATCAGCAGCAGGGCCAGCAGCTCCAGCTCCGCATCGATGACGCTGATGCCCCCACCTACTACGCCTCCACCGCCCGAGTCGCTGGCACCGGCGAGGAAATTACCCTCGACCTCTCCCGCGGACTCCAGCCTGGTACCAACAACCAGGCCACCATGAAGATCGACGCCCGCGTCATCCTCAGCCCCTGGGCGGCCAAACGCCTCGCCATGGCCCTTGGCCAGGCCGTCACCCGCTACGAGCAAACCTACGGCACCCTCGAGATCGACCCCCGCAAACGCCTCCAACCCGGCGCGAAGAACGGCTAA